In Vibrio sp. NTOU-M3, the following proteins share a genomic window:
- a CDS encoding alpha-amylase family glycosyl hydrolase: protein MSKFNIYQVFTRLFGNTTNQAWGTMQQNGVGKFSDFTPEALSAIRQLGITHIWYTGVPHHALLTDYSEFGIAVDHPDIVKGRAGSPYAVKDYYSVNPDLADDPAQRNQEFEALIKRTHEAGMKVIIDIVPNHVARHYQGLNNPKDVQDFGENDNNKVAYARDNNFYYIPDHAFKTPDLPPHMQPLGDQQPSMQENPYVEYPAKWTGNGSRLAKPQADDWYETVKINYGIKPDGSKDFPTLPQGFRDKNHAQHYQYWQAHNLPDSWYKFRDIALFWLSKGVDGFRYDMAEMVPVEFWSFLNATIKHHYPEAFLMAEVYQPSLYRDYIQLGKMDYLYDKVDLYDQLKAIMQGNGSTSDIGRIEWEMRDIEQHMLHFLENHDEQRIASPEFAGLAEAAKPAMLVSACLSSAPTLIYFGQEVGEPANEIAGFGQPSRTSIFDYIGVPHHQRWMNHGRFDGGQLNPHEKALRQFYQQLLNLCLNSPALLGEYHDLYAENHKNFAPMQHQLYAFARSSKRQKLILATNFSKQEGQTIDLTLPQALIHHWQLKPGVYTVLDKLSQQCFELIVTPSSATMQLDLPPLSARFLELSN, encoded by the coding sequence ATGAGCAAATTCAATATTTATCAGGTTTTTACCCGCCTCTTTGGCAATACCACCAATCAAGCGTGGGGCACCATGCAGCAAAATGGCGTGGGTAAGTTTTCTGATTTCACACCCGAAGCGTTAAGCGCCATTCGCCAGCTCGGTATCACACACATCTGGTATACCGGCGTGCCGCATCATGCGCTTCTCACCGATTATTCCGAATTTGGGATCGCGGTAGATCACCCAGATATCGTCAAAGGTCGCGCAGGCTCTCCTTACGCCGTCAAAGATTATTACTCCGTCAACCCAGACTTGGCTGATGACCCAGCACAACGAAACCAAGAGTTCGAGGCGTTAATCAAACGGACCCATGAGGCCGGAATGAAAGTGATCATTGATATTGTTCCTAACCATGTTGCTCGCCATTACCAAGGGCTGAATAATCCCAAAGATGTTCAAGATTTCGGTGAAAACGACAACAACAAAGTGGCTTACGCTCGAGACAACAACTTTTATTACATCCCTGATCACGCATTTAAAACACCGGATCTTCCCCCTCATATGCAGCCATTAGGAGACCAACAGCCCTCAATGCAAGAAAATCCGTATGTAGAATACCCAGCAAAATGGACGGGTAATGGCTCACGGCTTGCCAAACCACAAGCCGATGATTGGTACGAAACCGTTAAAATTAATTACGGTATCAAACCTGATGGTAGCAAGGACTTCCCGACACTTCCGCAAGGGTTCCGAGACAAGAATCATGCGCAGCACTATCAATACTGGCAAGCACACAACCTACCTGACTCTTGGTATAAATTTCGTGATATTGCTTTGTTTTGGCTAAGCAAAGGGGTTGATGGGTTTCGTTATGACATGGCCGAAATGGTGCCTGTTGAATTCTGGAGCTTTCTCAATGCCACCATTAAACATCACTACCCAGAAGCATTCTTGATGGCTGAAGTCTATCAACCTTCGTTATATCGAGATTATATCCAGCTTGGGAAAATGGATTACCTGTATGACAAAGTGGATCTCTATGATCAACTCAAAGCCATCATGCAAGGAAACGGCTCCACCAGCGATATTGGCCGTATCGAATGGGAAATGCGCGATATTGAGCAGCATATGCTGCATTTTCTCGAAAACCATGATGAGCAACGCATTGCTTCTCCCGAGTTTGCTGGCTTAGCTGAAGCGGCTAAACCTGCCATGTTGGTATCAGCTTGCTTATCCTCAGCGCCGACACTGATCTACTTTGGCCAAGAAGTTGGTGAACCTGCCAACGAAATCGCAGGATTTGGCCAACCATCAAGAACATCGATTTTTGACTACATTGGCGTTCCCCATCACCAACGCTGGATGAACCATGGCAGATTTGATGGCGGTCAGCTTAACCCGCACGAAAAGGCGCTGCGACAGTTCTACCAACAATTATTGAATCTCTGCTTAAACAGCCCTGCATTGCTTGGGGAATATCATGATCTTTACGCAGAAAACCATAAGAACTTTGCTCCAATGCAACACCAGCTCTATGCTTTTGCCAGAAGCAGCAAGCGCCAAAAGCTCATCTTGGCTACTAATTTCAGCAAGCAAGAGGGTCAAACCATCGATCTCACTTTGCCTCAGGCGCTCATCCACCACTGGCAGTTAAAACCCGGCGTATATACGGTACTCGACAAACTTTCACAGCAATGCTTTGAGCTGATCGTCACTCCATCATCAGCTACTATGCAGCTTGATTTGCCTCCTTTGTCAGCACGCTTTCTTGAATTATCCAATTAA